Below is a genomic region from Persicimonas caeni.
CGCAGCGACTTGTCCTCTTTGAACGCCTTTTTGGCGACCTTGGCAGCCTTGTCGTAGCCGATGTGGTTGTTCAGCGCGGTCACCAGCATCAGCGAGCGCTCGAGGTAGTCCTCGATCTTCTCGCGGTTGGGGGCCAGGCCCACGATGCAGTTGTCGGTGAACGAGTTGCACGCGTCGGTCAACAGACGCGCCGACTCGAGCACGTTGTGGGCGAGCATCGGCTTGTAGACGTTGAGCTCGAAGTTGCCGCCGGCGGCTGCGAAGGTGACCGCGGCGTTGTTGCCGAAGACCTGCGCGCACACCATGACCATCGCCTCGCCCTGGGTCGGGTTGACCTTGCCGGGCATGATCGACGAGCCGGGCTCGTTGGCCGGGATGGTGATCTCGCCGATGCCGCAGCGCGGCCCGCTCGACATCCAGCGCACGTCGTTGGCGATCTTGTTGAGCGCGGTCGCCAGGGTGTTGAGCGCGCCGTGGGCCTCGGCCAGGCCCTCTTTGCCCGCCAGGATGGCGAACTTGTTGGGCGCCGGGGCGAACGGGTAGCCGGTCTTCTGACCGAGCGCCTCGCAGACCTTCTCGTCGAAGCCGATCTTGGTGTTCAGGCCGGTGCCGACGGCGGTGCCGCCGATGGGCACTTCGTACAACAGGTGCAGCGCGTCGCTGACGGCGCGCAGCGAGTTGTCCAGCTGGGCCGCCCAGCCCGACAGCTCCTGGCCGAGCGTGATCGGGGTGGCGTCCATCAGGTGGGTGCGCCCGGTCTTGATGATGTCGTTGAACGCTTCGGCCTTGTCGTTGATGGCGTCGCGAAGCTTCTCGACGGCCGGGATGAGCTCCGAGTGGAAGTAGTCCACCGCGGCCACGTGCGTGGCGGTCGGGAAGCTGTCGTTGGTCGACTGGCTCTTGTTGACGTCGTCGTTCGGGTGGACCGGCTCTTTGGTTCCGATCTGGCCGCCGGCCATCTCGATGGCGCGGTTCGCGATGACCTCGTTGGTGTTCATGTTGGTCTGCGTGCCGCTACCCGTCTGCCAGACCACCAGCGGGAACTGGTCGTCGAGCTTGCCCTCGATGACCTCCTGAGCAGCGTTCTGGATGAGATCTTTCTTCTCGTCGGGCAGGTCGCCGAGTTCGCAGTTCGCCTGCGCGCAGGCCCACTTGACCAGGCCGAGCGCCTTGATCATCGGGCGCGGCATCGTGTGGCCGCCGATCTTGAAGTTTTGGAGCGAGCGCTGCGTCTGCGCGCCCCAGTACTTGTCCTCGGGCACTTCCACCGGTCCCATGCTGTCGTGTTCGGTGCGCGTTGCCATCTGTTCCTCGTCGGTTCGGGTTATGAGTCGATTCGGATGAGCGTTAGGTCCTCGTAGCGGGCACATTCCTAATGTCCAAGCTCCAACTTGGCAACCATATCCACCCCCGTAGCCTCGCGCGGGGGTGGCGGCGCGGAGGCGCCGGGGGGCAGCGCCACGGCGCCTGAATGACTCACAACCCTGCATCACTCACGACAAGGAACAATTGGCAGCCACCGAGACATTTATTACAAAGAAGTAGTCGCGCTGCTCTCCGACCTACGAGAACGCACTGTGAGCTCCAACGACTGGAATAACGCCAATCCCCCGCCAGACGCAGACGGATGGGTGGCGCCTTCCAAACGGCGCACCGACGAGCGTTCGCCGCGCCGCGCCGACTTCGCCGAGCCGCGTCCTCCCGACATCGATCTGGCTCCGCCCGAGAACTTCCCCCTGCAGCGCACCGGGCGCTCCGAGCAGCCCGTGGGCACCCGCGCCGAGACGGCCGAAAACGGCCAGGCGATGGCGATCTTCGCCCACCTGAGCATTCTGTTCGGCCTGCCCGTCTTTTTGGTGCCCCTGCTGCAGCGCAACAACGCCTTTGCGCTGCACCACGCCAAGGCCGCGGCCACCATCTACGGGCTCTTCTTGCTGTGCGCGCTCGCCTCGCTGATCACCTGCGGGCTGGGCGTGCCCCTGGCGCTCCTGTGCTACGTGCCCGCTGTCGTCGCCATCGTGCGCGCGGCGAACCTTCAGGAGGCCGGCCCCTGGGGCTTGGGCGACATGGGCGAGCGCATCTTCTCGGGCCTTGAGGTCAAACCGGACAACGACTAATGCTGTACGCGGAGCGGGGGCTTGCCCCCAGCGGAGCACGGTCAACCCGCATAAACGCATCGCCCGTACAGCCCCGAGGCTCGCCTCGGGGGATACGTGCCGATCCATCAAACGCGACCACACAAGCAGTCCCACCCCATGACAAACGAAGAAAAAGCCCAAAAAATCGGCCAAATCCTCGACGACCTCTACCCCGAGCCCCCCATCCCGCTCGACCACACCGACGGCTTTACGCTGACGATCGCGGTCTTGCTGTCGGCGCAGTGCACCGACAAGCGGGTCAATATGGTCACGCCCGGCCTCTTCGAGCTCGCCGACAACCCCTTCGACATGGCCGAGCTCTCCGAAGAGGAGATCCTCGGGGCCATCAAATCGTGCGGGCTGGCGCCGACGAAGGCCAAGCGCATCAAGAAGCTCAGCGAGATGCTCGTCGAAGAGGGCGGTGCACTCCCCAGCACCCTCACCGGTCTACAAAAACTCCCGGGCGTGGGTCGAAAGACCGCCCAGGTTGTGCTCGCCCAATGGTTCGACGTGCCGTCATTTCCGGTAGACACCCACATCCATCGCCTCGCCGAGCGCTGGGGCCTCTCCAGCGGCAAGAACGTGCGCCAGACCGAGAAGGACCTGCGCAAGGTCTTCCCCAAGGAGACTTGGAACCGGCGTCACCTGCAGATCATCTACTTCGGCCGCGAATATTGCCCCGCCCGAGGGCACGAGCCGGAGGAGTGCCCGATCTGCAAGTGGGCGGCCGAATAGTTAGTCAATACGCACAAAAAAAGAGGGCGCCTCGCATCCGCAAGGCGCCCTCTCTAGCTTTTTAGCTCCTTAGCTCTTTTGCTAATTCGCTAATTCACTCTTTCGCTCCCACCTCTACTCGTCGGTCACCATGCCCGGATCGACGTCCTGTTCCAAGGTCGTCTCGGTCGGCGATTCCTCCTCGGCAGGCGGCTCGTTCGGCTCGTAGGAGAAGGTGAGCTCGTCGTTCTCGTCGAGATCGATGATGGCCGTGCCGCCGTGCTGCAACTCGCCGAAGAGAATCTCTTCCGCCATGGGGCGTTTGATCTTCTCCTGGATGACGCGAGCCAAGGGGCGAGCGCCCAGAAGCTCGTCGTAACCTTCGTCGGCGATCCAGCGTCGGGCGGCCTCGGACAGCTCGATTTTGACGTCGCGATCCGACAGCTGGAACTCGAGTTCGCGCACGAACTTGTCGACGATCTTGACGACAACGGTCGTGGGGAGCGGCTCGAAGACCACGATTTCGTCGAGGCGGTTCCTGAATTCGGGCGGGAACCGGTTCTCGATGGCCTTCATCGACTTGCTCACGTCGACACCCTTGCCGAAGCCGACCGTCTTTTGCTGCATGTCGGCGGCGCCGGCGTTGGTCGTCATGATGACGGTGACGTTGCGGAAGTCGGCCTCACGCCCGTTGTTGTCGGTCAGACGCGCGGTATCCATCACCTGCAGCAGGATATTGAAGATATCCGGGTGCGCCTTTTCGATCTCGTCCATCAAGAGGACGCAGTGCGGGTTGTTGCGGATCTTTTCGACCAGCAAGCCGCCCTGATCGTAGCCGACGTAGCCGGGAGGCGCACCGATCAAGCGACTGACGGCGTGGCGCTCCATATACTCGGACATGTCGAATTGGACGAACTCGACGCCCAGGCCGGCGGCCAACTGACGGGCCACCTCGGTCTTACCGACACCGGTGGGTCCTGCGAACAGGAAGCTTCCGACCGGCTTTTCGGGGCGGGTCAAGCCCGCGCGGTTCATCTTGACGGCGTTGACCACCGCCTCGATGGCCTGGTCTTGGCCGTAGACGTTGTCCTTGAGCGTGGTTTCGAGTTCGCCGAGGCGCTGCTTCTCGCTGCCCTGGACTTTGATGTCCGGGATGCGTGCGATCTTGGCGACCACCTGCTCGATGGCCTCCACGTCGATGACGTTGCCGTCATACATTTCGGGATGCACGCGCCGGCGAGAGCCGACCTCGTCGATGACGTCGATGGCGGTGTCCGGAAGCGCGCGCTCCCGGATATGCTTCTGGGCCAGATGCACCGCCGTCTCGATGGCCTCGTCGGTGTACTCGACGTCGTGGTACTCCTCGTAATACTTCTTCAAGCCGCGCAAGATCTCGACGGCCTCGTCTTTGGTCGGCTCGACGATGTCGATCTTCTGGAAGCGGCGAGCCAGAGCGCGGTCGCGCTCGAAGCTCTTGCGGTACTCGTCCTGAGTGGTCGAGCCGATGCACTTGAGGCTGCCCTCGGCCAGCGCCGGCTTGAGGATATTGGACGCGTCCATGGTGCCACCGCTGGTGGCCCCGGCGCCCACGATGGTGTGGATTTCGTCGATGAACAGGATGGCGCCCTTTTTCTTCTTGAGGGCGTTCATCACCGCCTTGAGGCGCTGCTCGAACTGGCCGCGGAACTTGGTGCCGGCCAACAGCCCGCCCATGTCGAGCGAGTAGATCGTCGCCTCGCTCAACACCTCGGGGACCTCCCCGTTGGCGATTTTTCGGGCTAGGCCCTCGGCGATGGCGGTCTTACCCACGCCGGGCTCGCCCACGAAGATCGGGTTGTTTTTGCGCCGGCGGCACAGCACCTGAATGGTGCGCTCGATCTCTTCGCTGCGCCCGATCAACGGGTCGATGCGCCCTTGTTTGGCCCGCTCGACGAGGTTGGAGCAGTAGGCCTCCAGGGGCTTTTGCAGGGCTTCGGCTTCCTGGTCGTCGCCGGGAAATCCGCCGCCCCAGGAGCTGTCGGGCTCGTCGCCCTCGTCGTCGTCGCTGTCGTCGATCTTGGAGATGCCGTGCGACAGGTAGCTGACGATGTCCAGGCGGCTGACGCCCTGGTCTTGCAGAAAATAAACCGCGTGCGAGTCGGGCTCGCTGAACACGCTCACGAGCACGTTGCCCCCGTCGACTTCATCCTTGCCGGATGAGCGCACGTGCATGATGGCGCGCTGCATGACGCGCTGAAAGGCAATGGTTTGGACCGGCTCGACGGCCACGTCCTCCGGCACCGAGTCGACGTTGTTGTCCAGAAAGTCCTCCAAGTCGGCCTTGAGCTTGGCAAGATTGCAGCCGACATTCTTGAGGATCTTTCGGGTCGTCTCGTCAAAGCACAGGACGTACAACAGGTGCTCGAGGGTCAAATACTCGTGTCGGCGCTGCCGTGCTTCGCGGACAGCTGCGGACAATGCTATTTCCAAATCGCGCTGGATCATGACTCTATATCTCGGTGAGGGAGTCCGCTGTCGTCTTATCGAGCTTTGGCGAAGTTACGGCACTAAATACGTCTCGACCGTTATGCTTCGGCAGGGCTTTCCGCTGCACCTCCAGGCAGGGCGCCCATTGCTACTTTTTCACTCGGGCTCCATGGTGACCATCAGCGGATGGCCTTCCTGGCGTGCCCATTCTTTGGTCTGGTGAACCTTGGTCTCGGCCACCTCCCGGGAGTAAACCCCGGCCACACCCTGTCCCCGCTTGTGGATACGCAGCATAATCTGCGTGGCCTCTGCGGGCGACTTGTTGAAAATTACTTCGAGTGCGCGCACGACGAACTCCATGGTTGTGTAGTCGTCGTTGTGGAAGATGACTTTGAATAACCTCGGCTTTTGAGCCTTGGTCTTCGACTTCTTCTGTGTGGCGACATCACCTTGCTGGTCGTTCTGACTCACTTCCTACCAACTCCTCGAAAGCCGGATGCGTGGATGGACGCTTTCACTTCTGTACCGCCGGCGACCGGATAGGCCCTCGGAGCTTAACCCCGACCGAGAGCCTGGAGTTGTGGGGCACCGACCCTGGGGTCGATGCCGGTTCCTTCTTCAGAAACACACAAGGTGCGCCACATATTCGTCGCTTCGGCGCCTGCCACTCCCACCAGACCGTTGTCGGGGGTGAGCGGCCAGCTACGGTCGCTTCCGCGGTCTTCCCTCAATTCTATCTGTATAGAATTTCACGGGACGTTTTTCCAGCGTCCCTCCATCTCTGAGGATAAGCGCATTTTACAAAGGCCCAAACTCGTTGGGAGCAGATTGTCTCCTGTCACACCATCTTCTGTGGTGACCTGTGCGGCGGCCCGGCGACCACTGGCCGTGCCTGGACGTCCGGCCATAGGCCGGACGCGCTGCACCACAAGCCGGGCGCAGTGCATCTTCAGCTGGGGCCGGGGTTCGCCACGCTGGCCAATTGGTCGCCGCGGCTGAATCTGTTACATGAGATTCATCCTGGGGCCCATCCGTAACACAGGGAGACAAACTGTTATGCCAGAAACATTGTACGACGACCCCTTCGATTGGTTCGAGCATTGGTTCGACGAGGCCTGCCAGACGGTGTCGGCCAACGCCAACGCCATGAGCCTGGGCACCGTGTCGGCCGAGGGCCACCCCTCCATCCGCCAGGTGCTGCTCAAGGGCTTCGATGCCCGCGGCTTTATGTTCTACACCAACTATCGCTCCCAGAAGGCGCGCGAGCTCGACGAAAATCCGGCCTGCGCGCTCAACTTCTACTGGCGTGGCCTCGAGCGCCAGATCCGCATCGAGGGACTCGCCCACCGGCTGAGCCCCGAGGAGTCGGACGCCTACTTCGCCACCCGCCCTCGCGGCAGCCAGGTCGGCGCCTGGGCCTCCCTGCAGTCTCGCCCCCTGGCCAACCGGCAAGTGCTGGCCGCGCGGGTCGAGGAGTTCGAAGAGAGATTCCACGACCAGCCCGTGCCGCGCCCCGAACACTGGGGCGGCTATCTGGTGGTGCCGCTTCGCTTCGAGTTCTGGGAGGCCGAGGCGTATCGGCTGCATGACCGGTGGGAGTTTGTCCGGTCGTCGGTCGATGCGGAGGAGTGGCAGGTGGAGATGTTGTATCCCTGAACTCCCGAATACCGAACGACCTTCGATCGTTGTAAGGGCGCAAAGAATCCGGTATGCCAATTCTCAG
It encodes:
- the fumC gene encoding class II fumarate hydratase, yielding MATRTEHDSMGPVEVPEDKYWGAQTQRSLQNFKIGGHTMPRPMIKALGLVKWACAQANCELGDLPDEKKDLIQNAAQEVIEGKLDDQFPLVVWQTGSGTQTNMNTNEVIANRAIEMAGGQIGTKEPVHPNDDVNKSQSTNDSFPTATHVAAVDYFHSELIPAVEKLRDAINDKAEAFNDIIKTGRTHLMDATPITLGQELSGWAAQLDNSLRAVSDALHLLYEVPIGGTAVGTGLNTKIGFDEKVCEALGQKTGYPFAPAPNKFAILAGKEGLAEAHGALNTLATALNKIANDVRWMSSGPRCGIGEITIPANEPGSSIMPGKVNPTQGEAMVMVCAQVFGNNAAVTFAAAGGNFELNVYKPMLAHNVLESARLLTDACNSFTDNCIVGLAPNREKIEDYLERSLMLVTALNNHIGYDKAAKVAKKAFKEDKSLRQAIDELGYMSPEEFDEVVDPAKMVTPGEE
- a CDS encoding DUF4870 domain-containing protein — encoded protein: MSSNDWNNANPPPDADGWVAPSKRRTDERSPRRADFAEPRPPDIDLAPPENFPLQRTGRSEQPVGTRAETAENGQAMAIFAHLSILFGLPVFLVPLLQRNNAFALHHAKAAATIYGLFLLCALASLITCGLGVPLALLCYVPAVVAIVRAANLQEAGPWGLGDMGERIFSGLEVKPDND
- a CDS encoding endonuclease III domain-containing protein → MTNEEKAQKIGQILDDLYPEPPIPLDHTDGFTLTIAVLLSAQCTDKRVNMVTPGLFELADNPFDMAELSEEEILGAIKSCGLAPTKAKRIKKLSEMLVEEGGALPSTLTGLQKLPGVGRKTAQVVLAQWFDVPSFPVDTHIHRLAERWGLSSGKNVRQTEKDLRKVFPKETWNRRHLQIIYFGREYCPARGHEPEECPICKWAAE
- the clpA gene encoding ATP-dependent Clp protease ATP-binding subunit ClpA; translated protein: MIQRDLEIALSAAVREARQRRHEYLTLEHLLYVLCFDETTRKILKNVGCNLAKLKADLEDFLDNNVDSVPEDVAVEPVQTIAFQRVMQRAIMHVRSSGKDEVDGGNVLVSVFSEPDSHAVYFLQDQGVSRLDIVSYLSHGISKIDDSDDDEGDEPDSSWGGGFPGDDQEAEALQKPLEAYCSNLVERAKQGRIDPLIGRSEEIERTIQVLCRRRKNNPIFVGEPGVGKTAIAEGLARKIANGEVPEVLSEATIYSLDMGGLLAGTKFRGQFEQRLKAVMNALKKKKGAILFIDEIHTIVGAGATSGGTMDASNILKPALAEGSLKCIGSTTQDEYRKSFERDRALARRFQKIDIVEPTKDEAVEILRGLKKYYEEYHDVEYTDEAIETAVHLAQKHIRERALPDTAIDVIDEVGSRRRVHPEMYDGNVIDVEAIEQVVAKIARIPDIKVQGSEKQRLGELETTLKDNVYGQDQAIEAVVNAVKMNRAGLTRPEKPVGSFLFAGPTGVGKTEVARQLAAGLGVEFVQFDMSEYMERHAVSRLIGAPPGYVGYDQGGLLVEKIRNNPHCVLLMDEIEKAHPDIFNILLQVMDTARLTDNNGREADFRNVTVIMTTNAGAADMQQKTVGFGKGVDVSKSMKAIENRFPPEFRNRLDEIVVFEPLPTTVVVKIVDKFVRELEFQLSDRDVKIELSEAARRWIADEGYDELLGARPLARVIQEKIKRPMAEEILFGELQHGGTAIIDLDENDELTFSYEPNEPPAEEESPTETTLEQDVDPGMVTDE
- the clpS gene encoding ATP-dependent Clp protease adapter ClpS; the protein is MSQNDQQGDVATQKKSKTKAQKPRLFKVIFHNDDYTTMEFVVRALEVIFNKSPAEATQIMLRIHKRGQGVAGVYSREVAETKVHQTKEWARQEGHPLMVTMEPE
- the pdxH gene encoding pyridoxamine 5'-phosphate oxidase, with the translated sequence MPETLYDDPFDWFEHWFDEACQTVSANANAMSLGTVSAEGHPSIRQVLLKGFDARGFMFYTNYRSQKARELDENPACALNFYWRGLERQIRIEGLAHRLSPEESDAYFATRPRGSQVGAWASLQSRPLANRQVLAARVEEFEERFHDQPVPRPEHWGGYLVVPLRFEFWEAEAYRLHDRWEFVRSSVDAEEWQVEMLYP